The Aurantiacibacter gangjinensis genome includes a region encoding these proteins:
- a CDS encoding aminopeptidase P family protein — MLMHTHEARLDALRKELAKRDLDGFVVPISDEHLSEYVGAYAQRLAWLTGFGGSAGSAAVLAHTAAMFVDGRYTLQVREQVSGELYECKSVPDDSMADWLAGNVQEGARIGFDPWLHTRGWAKAVGKKLEAVGAQLVPTDGNPIDAVWEDQPERSMAPAFVQDEANAGRSSAEKRGEIAEWLKAEKLDAVVISALDSVAWTLNIRGADVDHTPVALSYLMVQADGTADWFIAPEKVPGDVAQALGNAVRIRSNDEFSAAFAELAGKRVASDPARNVAAIFERLNEVGAEIVSTDDPVVLPKAIKNAAEQQGHRDAQHRDAAAIAKFLHWLSVEAPTGSVDELSAVDRLADFRRESDLLRDLSFDTISGAGPNGASPHYRVDEDSNRQLEPNSVYLVDSGGQYPDGTTDITRTIWVGPDSPPDEVCDRFTRVLKGHIALDVQTFPPGTPGSALDGFARQHLWMAGLDYAHGTGHGVGSFLGVHEGPQRIAKPRGAQSGTDQPLMAGMILSNEPGYYKAGEYGIRIENLVLVEERQIEGGEGEWLGFETLTFAPIDRTLVRRELLSEAEIAWWNGYHAKVRDIIAPQVDGDVLAWLEQACEPL; from the coding sequence ATGCTGATGCACACCCACGAAGCCCGCCTCGATGCCCTGAGAAAGGAGCTGGCGAAGCGCGATCTCGATGGCTTCGTGGTGCCGATCAGTGACGAGCACTTGTCCGAATATGTGGGTGCCTATGCCCAGCGGCTGGCATGGCTGACGGGCTTCGGCGGCAGCGCAGGCAGCGCGGCGGTGCTGGCGCACACCGCGGCGATGTTTGTGGACGGGCGCTACACGCTACAGGTGCGCGAGCAGGTGTCTGGCGAGCTCTACGAATGCAAATCCGTGCCGGACGATTCCATGGCGGACTGGCTGGCCGGGAATGTGCAGGAAGGCGCGCGCATCGGGTTCGACCCGTGGCTGCATACGCGCGGCTGGGCAAAGGCGGTCGGCAAGAAGCTGGAAGCGGTCGGCGCGCAGCTTGTGCCGACCGATGGCAATCCCATCGATGCCGTATGGGAAGACCAGCCCGAGCGCAGCATGGCCCCCGCTTTCGTGCAGGACGAGGCCAATGCTGGCCGCTCCAGCGCGGAGAAGCGCGGCGAGATTGCCGAGTGGCTGAAAGCCGAGAAGCTGGATGCCGTCGTCATCAGCGCGCTCGACTCCGTTGCATGGACACTCAACATTCGCGGCGCGGATGTCGACCATACGCCCGTAGCACTATCCTACCTGATGGTGCAGGCAGACGGCACGGCGGATTGGTTCATCGCGCCCGAGAAAGTGCCCGGCGACGTGGCGCAGGCGCTGGGCAATGCGGTGCGTATCCGTTCAAACGACGAGTTTTCCGCCGCCTTCGCGGAACTGGCAGGCAAGCGCGTCGCCTCGGACCCGGCGCGCAACGTCGCCGCCATTTTCGAGCGGCTGAACGAAGTGGGTGCCGAAATCGTCAGTACGGACGATCCCGTGGTATTGCCCAAGGCAATCAAGAACGCCGCTGAACAGCAGGGCCACCGCGACGCGCAGCACCGCGATGCGGCGGCCATCGCCAAGTTCCTGCACTGGCTGAGCGTCGAAGCGCCGACCGGCAGCGTCGACGAACTCTCCGCCGTTGACCGGCTCGCCGATTTCCGCCGCGAGAGTGACCTGCTGCGCGATCTCTCCTTCGACACGATTTCTGGCGCAGGGCCGAACGGTGCCAGCCCGCATTACCGCGTGGACGAAGACAGCAATCGCCAGCTGGAGCCGAACAGCGTCTACCTCGTCGATAGCGGCGGGCAATATCCCGACGGCACGACCGATATTACCCGCACCATCTGGGTGGGGCCGGACAGCCCGCCCGACGAGGTTTGCGACCGCTTCACCCGTGTGCTGAAGGGCCACATTGCACTCGATGTGCAGACTTTCCCACCGGGCACGCCGGGCAGCGCGCTCGATGGTTTTGCCCGGCAACATCTGTGGATGGCGGGCCTCGATTACGCGCATGGCACCGGACACGGCGTCGGTAGCTTCCTCGGCGTGCATGAAGGGCCGCAGCGCATCGCCAAGCCGCGCGGCGCGCAAAGCGGCACGGACCAGCCGCTCATGGCCGGGATGATCCTCTCCAACGAGCCCGGCTATTACAAGGCGGGCGAATACGGCATCCGCATCGAGAACCTGGTGCTCGTCGAAGAACGGCAGATCGAAGGCGGTGAAGGCGAATGGCTCGGTTTCGAGACGCTGACATTCGCGCCGATCGATCGCACTCTGGTAAGGCGCGAGCTGCTGTCCGAAGCGGAGATTGCATGGTGGAACGGCTATCACGCCAAGGTGCGCGACATCATCGCACCGCAGGTGGATGGCGATGTGCTGGCCTGGCTTGAGCAGGCGTGCGAACCGCTTTGA
- a CDS encoding EF-hand domain-containing protein: MTKTLTLALAAAGLTVSGAAVAQERGGDITRAEAEARAAERFERMDANNDGVLSEEDREARERERFAEADTNGDGQLSFAEMQSAREDRLSQRQERMAERGDRRGGRMARRGGRGGGEGAMMQRADSNGDGAISQAEFTTAMLTRFDRVDANGDGVVTADERRTQRQQRRGGRTGRR; encoded by the coding sequence ATGACCAAGACACTCACCCTTGCCCTGGCCGCTGCCGGGCTGACAGTCAGCGGCGCTGCCGTCGCGCAGGAACGCGGCGGCGACATCACCCGCGCCGAGGCGGAAGCCCGCGCGGCCGAGCGGTTCGAACGCATGGATGCCAACAATGACGGCGTGCTGAGCGAAGAAGACCGCGAAGCCCGCGAACGCGAACGCTTCGCCGAAGCCGATACCAATGGCGATGGCCAGCTGAGCTTCGCCGAGATGCAGTCCGCCCGCGAAGACCGACTCTCCCAGCGGCAGGAGCGCATGGCCGAGCGAGGCGATCGCCGAGGTGGCCGGATGGCCCGTCGTGGTGGTCGCGGCGGCGGCGAGGGCGCGATGATGCAGCGCGCCGATAGCAATGGCGATGGCGCCATTTCGCAGGCCGAGTTCACCACCGCCATGCTTACCCGGTTCGACCGTGTCGATGCCAATGGCGACGGCGTGGTGACGGCGGATGAGCGCCGCACCCAGCGGCAGCAACGTCGCGGCGGTCGCACCGGACGCCGATGA
- a CDS encoding response regulator: MSETPVHLLLVDDEPTLREPLADYLSRQGFTVTEAESAAKARTALQDHAPDLALLDIMMPGEDGLSLCRHLVEAKDIPVILLTAKGEATDRIVGLEIGADDYVVKPFEPRELVARIRSVLRRASRGAAPAAEEDALYEFDGWQLDPLKRRLTDPEGTVVPISSAEFRLLIALLDHPRQVMDRDRLLDLVQGREAHLFDRAVDNQVSRLRRKIETDSRDPKLIQTVWGGGYRLACDVKRRAPPQDASEG; this comes from the coding sequence ATGAGCGAAACACCGGTCCATCTGTTGCTCGTCGATGACGAGCCGACCTTGCGCGAACCCCTGGCCGACTACCTGTCGCGCCAGGGGTTTACCGTTACCGAGGCGGAAAGCGCGGCCAAGGCGCGCACGGCCTTGCAGGACCATGCGCCAGATCTTGCGCTGCTCGACATCATGATGCCGGGCGAGGACGGGTTGTCGCTGTGCCGCCACCTGGTGGAGGCGAAGGACATTCCTGTCATCCTTCTTACCGCGAAAGGCGAAGCGACGGACCGCATAGTCGGGCTGGAAATCGGCGCGGACGATTACGTCGTCAAACCCTTCGAACCGCGCGAACTGGTGGCGCGCATCCGGTCCGTGTTGCGGCGGGCATCCAGAGGCGCTGCGCCCGCTGCCGAGGAAGACGCGCTGTACGAATTCGACGGCTGGCAGCTCGATCCGCTGAAGCGCCGCCTGACCGACCCTGAAGGAACGGTCGTGCCGATTTCTTCTGCCGAGTTCCGCCTGCTGATCGCTCTGCTCGACCATCCCCGACAGGTGATGGACCGCGACCGACTGCTCGATCTGGTACAGGGGCGCGAGGCGCATCTGTTCGACCGTGCGGTCGATAATCAGGTCAGCCGTCTGCGCCGCAAGATCGAAACCGATAGCCGCGATCCCAAGCTGATCCAGACGGTGTGGGGCGGTGGTTATCGGCTCGCTTGCGACGTGAAACGCCGCGCGCCTCCACAGGATGCCAGCGAAGGCTGA
- a CDS encoding sensor histidine kinase, translating into MMLRLYPRSLHGQMLLAVALALLVAQVIAGVLILRADRERAEARLVDTLAFQLLAPPAEIERAGRPGRNIRDGRVRARLEQLLQNPDAIAQWRDPLREQRLASLLESRGFAPGNLVVVTRPPPPRAQQAFALPETELAGARWVIAGRQTANGRWSIARTPEPRRGDGPLRAMIFQSLVLYAVLVGGLALLLRRITRPLAQLTRRVENFSGSGTPPAPMEPVGPDDTRRLIAAHNAMEQRIAALLDEKDVMLGAIGHDLKTPLAALRVRIENVENDAERAKMAAGIEDITSSLDDILSLARVGRPSDPLEKTDLSALVASVVAEYEDMGRNVALGETPRIVMDLRSTWLRRALRNLISNALRYGNQARVSLSREGETAIIRIADKGPGIPDDQIAAMLEPFTRGEASRNRATGGAGLGLTLARAIAEQHGGSLHLANRIDEDGRVAGLLAELRLPVGENG; encoded by the coding sequence ATGATGCTGCGCCTCTACCCCAGAAGCCTGCACGGCCAGATGCTGCTCGCCGTGGCGCTGGCATTGCTGGTGGCTCAGGTGATTGCGGGCGTGCTGATCCTGCGCGCCGACCGCGAAAGGGCGGAGGCGAGACTGGTCGATACTCTGGCTTTCCAATTGCTTGCACCGCCAGCCGAGATCGAGCGAGCAGGACGACCCGGCAGGAACATCCGCGATGGCCGCGTGCGTGCCCGGCTCGAGCAGCTGTTGCAGAACCCCGATGCGATTGCCCAATGGCGCGACCCGCTGCGTGAGCAGCGCCTGGCCTCTCTTCTAGAGAGTCGCGGCTTTGCTCCCGGCAACCTTGTTGTCGTCACCCGCCCCCCGCCGCCGCGTGCGCAGCAGGCGTTTGCGCTGCCGGAGACCGAGCTGGCCGGCGCGAGGTGGGTCATCGCCGGGCGGCAAACGGCGAACGGTCGCTGGAGCATTGCGCGCACACCCGAGCCACGCCGCGGCGATGGCCCGCTACGCGCGATGATTTTCCAGTCGCTGGTTCTCTACGCAGTCCTTGTCGGCGGGCTTGCCCTGCTGCTGCGGCGCATTACCCGTCCGCTGGCGCAGCTGACTCGGCGCGTCGAGAACTTCAGCGGCAGCGGCACGCCGCCTGCTCCGATGGAGCCGGTCGGCCCCGACGACACCCGCCGCCTGATCGCGGCGCATAATGCGATGGAGCAGCGCATCGCCGCCTTGCTGGACGAGAAAGACGTGATGCTCGGCGCAATCGGGCATGACCTCAAGACGCCGCTGGCCGCGCTGCGCGTGCGGATCGAAAATGTCGAAAACGATGCCGAACGTGCCAAGATGGCTGCCGGCATCGAAGACATCACCAGTTCGCTCGACGACATCCTCTCGCTCGCCCGCGTCGGAAGGCCCAGCGATCCGCTGGAAAAAACGGACCTGTCTGCGCTCGTTGCCTCGGTCGTGGCGGAATATGAAGACATGGGCCGCAATGTCGCGCTGGGCGAGACGCCGCGTATCGTGATGGACCTTCGCTCCACATGGCTGCGCCGGGCCTTACGTAATCTTATCTCCAACGCCCTTCGCTATGGCAACCAAGCCCGTGTCTCCCTGTCGCGCGAAGGGGAGACAGCCATCATCCGCATAGCCGATAAGGGCCCCGGCATTCCGGACGACCAGATCGCCGCCATGCTGGAGCCGTTCACCCGCGGCGAGGCTTCGCGCAACCGGGCGACCGGCGGGGCCGGTCTCGGCCTCACGCTGGCCCGTGCCATCGCCGAGCAGCACGGCGGTTCGCTGCACCTGGCCAACCGCATCGACGAAGACGGGCGTGTGGCCGGACTGCTGGCGGAATTGCGGCTGCCGGTCGGCGAGAACGGCTAG
- a CDS encoding helicase HerA-like domain-containing protein, with product MADIFLGNDLAGNRQALDLSRANRHGLIAGATGTGKTVTLQGMAESFSAQGVPVFVADVKGDLSGIAMPGSPTFKHADKLEGRARELGMEDYAYSDNPAVFWDLYGEQGHPIRTTVSEMGPLLLSRLLDLNDTQEGVLQIVFRHADENQLLLLDFEDLRAMLEWAYDNSKELSGEYGNVSKQSVGAIQRQLLSFESQGADNFFGEPALEIADFLTVNEQGRGVVNVLAADRLMRSPKLYATFLLWLLAELFETLPEVGDPEKPQLVFFFDEAHLLFDDAPKALEETIERVVRLIRSKGVGVFFVTQNPADIPDEIAGQLGSRVQHALRAFTANDRKAIRAAAANFRENPGLDIAEVMTQLRVGEALVSTLDEDGAPTVTQRTLVKPPRSRLGPLTAKERAIIQSISPHEGKYDERVDRESAAEVLAQKAVDAEATAKEVEEKGEEEVRKQERKSPNIWSKAGKAAARAAAGSLTSIAVGAAMGRRSRANPLRTGATAFVRNIIGGLMR from the coding sequence ATGGCCGATATCTTTCTGGGCAACGACCTTGCCGGTAACCGCCAGGCGCTGGACCTGTCGCGCGCCAACCGCCACGGCCTGATCGCGGGCGCGACCGGCACCGGCAAGACCGTGACGTTGCAGGGTATGGCCGAGAGTTTCTCCGCGCAGGGCGTCCCGGTATTCGTCGCCGATGTGAAAGGGGATTTGTCGGGTATTGCCATGCCGGGCTCCCCCACGTTCAAGCATGCCGACAAGCTGGAAGGGCGCGCTAGGGAATTGGGCATGGAAGACTATGCCTATTCCGACAATCCGGCCGTGTTCTGGGACCTGTATGGCGAGCAGGGGCACCCGATCCGCACCACGGTGTCCGAGATGGGGCCCTTGCTGCTCTCGCGCCTGCTGGACCTGAACGATACGCAGGAAGGCGTGCTGCAGATCGTTTTCCGCCATGCCGACGAGAACCAGCTGCTGCTTCTCGATTTCGAAGACCTGCGCGCCATGCTGGAATGGGCCTATGACAATTCGAAGGAGCTTTCGGGCGAATACGGCAATGTGTCGAAGCAATCGGTCGGCGCGATCCAGCGCCAATTGCTCAGTTTCGAAAGCCAGGGCGCGGACAATTTCTTCGGTGAGCCTGCGCTAGAAATCGCCGACTTCCTGACTGTGAATGAGCAGGGGCGCGGCGTCGTCAACGTGCTGGCGGCGGACAGGCTGATGCGCAGCCCCAAGCTCTACGCCACCTTCCTGCTGTGGCTGCTGGCCGAACTGTTCGAAACGCTGCCCGAAGTCGGCGACCCGGAGAAGCCCCAGCTGGTGTTCTTCTTCGACGAGGCTCACCTGCTATTCGACGATGCGCCCAAGGCGCTGGAAGAGACGATCGAGCGGGTGGTCCGGCTTATCCGGTCGAAGGGCGTCGGCGTTTTTTTCGTGACACAGAACCCGGCGGATATTCCCGACGAGATCGCCGGCCAGCTTGGCAGCCGCGTGCAGCACGCTTTGCGCGCGTTCACCGCCAACGACCGCAAGGCGATCCGCGCGGCGGCGGCCAATTTCCGCGAGAACCCGGGTCTCGATATTGCCGAGGTGATGACGCAGCTACGTGTCGGTGAAGCGCTGGTCTCCACGCTGGACGAGGACGGTGCGCCCACGGTGACGCAGCGTACGCTCGTCAAGCCTCCGCGCAGCCGCCTCGGCCCGCTGACGGCCAAGGAGCGCGCGATCATCCAGTCGATTAGCCCGCATGAGGGCAAATATGACGAGCGCGTCGACCGTGAGAGTGCCGCCGAAGTGCTGGCGCAGAAAGCCGTCGATGCGGAAGCGACCGCCAAGGAAGTCGAAGAAAAGGGCGAAGAGGAAGTGCGCAAGCAAGAGCGCAAATCGCCCAATATCTGGAGCAAGGCAGGCAAGGCCGCCGCGCGCGCCGCTGCCGGTTCGCTTACCTCGATTGCCGTTGGCGCGGCCATGGGTCGGCGCAGCCGCGCCAATCCGCTGCGCACCGGCGCGACCGCGTTCGTGCGCAACATTATCGGCGGGCTGATGCGCTGA
- the pabB gene encoding aminodeoxychorismate synthase component I, which translates to MDGKSPFVLLDDARESGASDAQYFTGPSQVFVARRPGDVERVLAQAEAARSESGKHLAGYIAYEAGLALEERLQGLAAKRSGGDGPLVWLGLFDAPGTIPAADMPDWLAARAGGRASIGPLDPQISTGAYLDAFDRLQEAIRAGDIYQANLTFPLAGPARGHPAAIYAAIRPDAAAGYGGLIFDGSDWLLSFSPELFVSLKGKSARVKPMKGTRPRAADAAQDRAMAEELAHSAKDKAENLMIVDLMRNDLSRVAEPGSVQVEAPFAVESYPTVHQMVSTVHATLAEGKGAMDMVRALFPCGSITGTPKIRAMELIAEVERDPRGPYCGAIGRIDPNGHAAFNVAIRTIRLTPGENERHKAVLGVGGAIVADSDGMEEWRECLVKGAFVRGAAGGHDLIETMRFSAVDGMPLLELHLERMKESAAALGFAFDRHETRNRIQALCFELEKDAKLRLLLSRSGATSLEAHPMPDALTEPVRCIALPHPTVPHDWRLRHKSTDRHFYDDALSVARDAGTEEALLVREDGLLTEGCWTNIFIKRDDILLTPPLALGLLPGVLRRSLIEDGRAREAELRLEDLADGFFIGNALRGLLPAALI; encoded by the coding sequence ATGGATGGCAAGTCCCCCTTCGTATTGCTCGACGATGCGCGTGAGAGCGGCGCGAGCGATGCGCAGTATTTTACCGGTCCGAGCCAGGTTTTCGTGGCGCGCCGTCCCGGGGATGTGGAGCGCGTTCTGGCACAGGCGGAAGCCGCGCGCTCGGAGAGCGGCAAGCATCTGGCTGGCTACATCGCTTATGAAGCAGGCCTTGCGCTGGAAGAGCGGTTGCAAGGGCTTGCAGCGAAGCGTTCCGGGGGTGACGGGCCGCTGGTCTGGCTGGGCCTGTTCGACGCGCCCGGGACCATTCCTGCCGCCGACATGCCGGACTGGCTGGCCGCGCGTGCCGGCGGGCGGGCGAGCATCGGCCCGCTCGATCCGCAAATCTCGACCGGCGCCTATCTCGATGCCTTCGACCGCCTGCAGGAGGCGATCCGCGCGGGCGATATCTACCAGGCCAATCTCACTTTCCCGCTGGCCGGACCGGCGCGTGGGCACCCTGCCGCGATCTATGCCGCAATCCGCCCGGATGCGGCGGCGGGCTATGGCGGACTGATCTTCGACGGGTCGGACTGGCTGCTATCCTTCAGCCCCGAACTGTTCGTGTCGCTTAAGGGCAAGAGCGCGCGGGTCAAGCCGATGAAAGGCACGCGGCCGCGCGCTGCCGATGCGGCGCAGGACCGCGCCATGGCGGAAGAGCTGGCACATTCCGCCAAGGACAAGGCCGAGAACCTGATGATCGTCGACCTGATGCGCAATGATCTTTCCCGCGTGGCCGAGCCGGGCAGCGTGCAGGTCGAGGCGCCCTTCGCGGTAGAGAGCTATCCCACGGTGCACCAGATGGTCAGCACCGTCCACGCCACGCTGGCGGAAGGCAAAGGCGCGATGGACATGGTGCGCGCGCTGTTTCCCTGCGGCTCCATCACCGGCACGCCCAAGATCCGCGCCATGGAACTGATCGCCGAAGTCGAACGCGATCCGCGCGGCCCATATTGCGGCGCAATCGGACGCATCGATCCCAATGGCCATGCCGCGTTCAATGTCGCCATCCGCACCATCCGCCTGACGCCGGGCGAGAACGAGCGCCACAAGGCGGTACTCGGTGTGGGCGGAGCGATCGTGGCCGATAGCGACGGCATGGAGGAATGGCGCGAGTGTCTCGTCAAAGGTGCATTCGTGCGCGGCGCTGCGGGCGGGCACGACCTGATCGAGACGATGCGCTTTTCCGCCGTGGACGGCATGCCGCTGCTGGAACTGCATCTGGAGCGCATGAAGGAAAGCGCTGCGGCGCTGGGCTTTGCTTTCGACCGGCATGAAACGCGCAACCGTATCCAGGCGCTCTGCTTCGAGCTTGAAAAGGACGCAAAGCTGCGGCTGCTCCTCTCTCGCTCCGGCGCGACGTCGCTCGAAGCGCATCCCATGCCCGACGCTTTGACGGAGCCTGTGCGGTGTATCGCCTTGCCGCACCCGACCGTACCGCATGACTGGCGCTTGCGGCACAAGAGCACCGACCGGCACTTCTATGACGATGCGCTGTCCGTCGCGCGCGACGCCGGAACCGAGGAGGCCCTGCTGGTGCGGGAGGACGGCCTGCTGACCGAAGGCTGCTGGACCAACATCTTCATCAAGCGCGACGACATACTGTTGACCCCGCCGCTTGCACTGGGCTTGCTGCCGGGCGTGTTGCGCCGCTCGCTGATCGAGGATGGCCGAGCGCGTGAGGCGGAACTCAGGCTTGAAGATCTGGCGGATGGCTTCTTTATCGGGAACGCCCTGCGTGGGCTGCTGCCTGCCGCGCTGATTTGA
- a CDS encoding RluA family pseudouridine synthase — MTHIPILFEDGEALVIDKPAGLPIETPRKGGPALTDHLDSLRLGFQRQPVPVHRLDTDTSGCLLLARNPKALKRFNRAFEEKAVTKTYLGIVAGPVEGEEGTIDIALAKVSSEARGWRMIPAKKGKPSITHWTKRAELPGGLTLVEFRPETGRTHQIRVHAEHTFKRSLLGDPVYGHKDARVGRTMLHASALVITREGKPDITAEAPLPADFAGLGAE, encoded by the coding sequence GTGACTCACATTCCCATCCTCTTCGAAGACGGCGAAGCGCTCGTCATCGACAAGCCTGCCGGCCTTCCCATCGAGACGCCGCGCAAGGGCGGACCTGCGCTCACCGACCATCTCGATAGCTTGCGCCTCGGCTTCCAGCGCCAGCCCGTGCCGGTGCACAGGCTCGATACCGATACGTCGGGCTGCCTGCTGCTCGCGCGCAATCCCAAGGCGCTCAAACGCTTCAACCGGGCCTTCGAGGAAAAGGCCGTTACCAAGACCTATCTCGGCATTGTGGCCGGGCCGGTGGAGGGTGAAGAAGGCACGATCGACATCGCGCTCGCCAAGGTCAGCAGCGAGGCGCGCGGCTGGCGGATGATACCGGCGAAGAAGGGCAAGCCCTCCATCACGCACTGGACCAAGCGGGCCGAACTGCCCGGCGGGCTGACGCTGGTGGAGTTTCGCCCCGAAACAGGTCGCACGCACCAGATCCGCGTTCATGCGGAGCACACCTTCAAACGCTCGCTGCTGGGCGATCCGGTCTATGGCCACAAGGATGCGCGGGTCGGCCGCACCATGCTTCATGCCAGCGCGCTGGTAATCACGCGCGAGGGCAAGCCGGACATTACTGCCGAGGCACCGCTCCCGGCAGACTTCGCGGGCCTTGGGGCCGAATAA
- the arfB gene encoding alternative ribosome rescue aminoacyl-tRNA hydrolase ArfB, with amino-acid sequence MGDILDKANALAEESFIAASGPGGQNVNKVATAVQLRVNIYALGLPPRVFHRLKDLAGNRLNIAGEIVIDARNHRTQEANRREARERLAQLIEDALKEPKKRARTRVNRVGKTKRLASKKARGEKKALRGKIEM; translated from the coding sequence ATGGGCGACATCCTCGATAAGGCGAATGCCCTTGCCGAGGAGAGCTTTATCGCCGCGTCGGGCCCGGGCGGACAAAACGTCAACAAGGTGGCGACCGCGGTGCAGCTGCGCGTCAACATCTACGCTCTAGGCCTGCCGCCGCGCGTCTTCCACCGGCTGAAGGACCTGGCCGGCAACCGCCTCAACATCGCGGGCGAAATCGTGATCGATGCGCGCAATCACCGTACGCAGGAAGCGAATCGGCGCGAGGCGCGCGAAAGGCTCGCCCAGCTAATCGAAGATGCGCTGAAAGAGCCGAAGAAACGCGCCCGTACCCGCGTCAATCGCGTCGGCAAGACCAAGCGGCTCGCCAGCAAGAAGGCGCGCGGGGAGAAAAAGGCGCTGCGCGGCAAGATCGAGATGTAG
- the rpmG gene encoding 50S ribosomal protein L33 — translation MAKPATIKIRLNSTADTGHFYVTKKNPRNHTEKFVFRKYDPIAKKHVEYKEGKIK, via the coding sequence ATGGCGAAGCCCGCAACCATCAAGATCCGTCTTAACTCGACCGCGGATACCGGCCACTTCTATGTGACCAAGAAGAACCCGCGCAACCACACCGAGAAGTTCGTCTTCCGCAAGTACGACCCGATCGCGAAGAAGCACGTCGAGTACAAGGAAGGCAAGATCAAGTAA
- a CDS encoding LolA family protein — translation MTTVKNLFRKPVTAAIVGSLALAVPASLAVPAQTAIAQSQTDQLDRATRALRAITTMRADFTQTDRAGNVVAGELTLKNPGKIRFEYSDDVNMLVVSNGRSLTLVDYDVNQVERWPISDSPLGALLDPNRDMRRYGRVVEARSGAISIEVADPSRPEFGTIRLIFVESGGAPGGLELTSWVALDAQNERTTVRLRNHRYGMSVSDSEFRYRDPRRSTRRPG, via the coding sequence ATGACCACCGTGAAAAATCTTTTCCGCAAGCCCGTGACCGCCGCAATCGTCGGCTCGCTGGCGCTTGCCGTCCCCGCATCGCTGGCCGTGCCCGCGCAGACAGCCATTGCGCAGTCGCAGACGGACCAGCTCGACCGTGCGACCCGCGCCCTGCGCGCCATCACCACGATGCGCGCCGATTTCACGCAGACAGACCGCGCCGGCAATGTCGTTGCCGGAGAGCTGACGCTGAAGAACCCGGGCAAGATCCGCTTCGAATATAGCGACGATGTCAACATGCTCGTCGTCTCCAACGGGCGTTCGCTGACACTGGTGGATTACGACGTGAACCAGGTCGAACGCTGGCCGATCAGCGACTCGCCGCTTGGCGCACTGCTCGATCCGAACCGCGACATGCGCCGCTATGGCCGTGTGGTCGAAGCGCGCAGCGGCGCCATCAGCATCGAAGTCGCCGACCCCTCGCGCCCCGAATTCGGGACCATCCGCCTGATTTTCGTCGAAAGCGGCGGAGCGCCCGGTGGTCTGGAACTGACAAGCTGGGTAGCGCTGGATGCACAAAACGAGCGCACGACCGTGCGCTTGCGCAATCATCGTTATGGCATGAGCGTTTCCGATAGCGAATTCCGCTATCGCGATCCGCGCCGTTCCACTCGTCGCCCCGGCTGA
- the xth gene encoding exodeoxyribonuclease III, giving the protein MVSVASWNINSVRLRMPIVARYLKEHAPDVLCLQEIKCQEDQFPYKAFAELGYEHTAVHGQKGYHGVATVSRVPIQEFSRHDWQDNGEARHVGVELPEHDGMIVENVYVPAGGDIPDREQNVKFGQKLDFLERMTRWADTVDRPTLIVGDFNIAPLESDVWSHKQLLKVVSHTPVEVESLQRFMDAHGWDDIGRQHIPDPERYYSWWSYRSKDWKVNDRGRRLDHMWASPELAKQATAHSVLEEARDWEKPSDHVPLLTEFDI; this is encoded by the coding sequence ATGGTTTCTGTCGCGTCCTGGAATATCAACTCCGTCCGCCTGCGCATGCCCATTGTGGCGCGCTACCTGAAAGAGCACGCGCCCGACGTGCTGTGCCTTCAGGAGATCAAATGTCAGGAGGACCAGTTCCCCTACAAGGCCTTCGCCGAACTGGGGTACGAGCACACTGCGGTGCATGGGCAAAAGGGCTATCACGGCGTTGCCACGGTCAGCCGCGTGCCGATCCAAGAATTTTCGCGCCATGACTGGCAGGACAATGGCGAGGCGCGCCATGTCGGCGTGGAACTGCCCGAGCATGACGGCATGATCGTCGAGAATGTCTACGTGCCCGCAGGCGGCGACATTCCCGACCGCGAGCAGAACGTGAAGTTTGGCCAGAAACTCGATTTCCTCGAGCGCATGACACGCTGGGCCGACACGGTGGACCGGCCCACGCTGATCGTCGGCGATTTCAACATCGCGCCGCTCGAAAGCGATGTGTGGAGCCACAAGCAGCTGCTGAAAGTCGTCAGCCATACGCCCGTCGAAGTCGAAAGCCTGCAGCGCTTCATGGATGCGCATGGGTGGGACGACATCGGCCGCCAGCATATTCCCGATCCGGAGCGCTATTACAGCTGGTGGAGCTATCGCTCGAAAGACTGGAAAGTGAACGATCGCGGGCGGCGGCTCGATCATATGTGGGCGTCACCCGAACTGGCAAAGCAGGCGACCGCGCACAGCGTGCTGGAGGAAGCGCGCGACTGGGAAAAGCCGAGCGACCACGTGCCGCTGCTGACGGAGTTCGACATCTGA